The nucleotide sequence CGAGACGTCGAGCACCTTTCGCGTCGCCGCGGCGACGACGACGGTGACGAATCCCGCCGCGGCGAGCTGGCGCCGGTCGCGCAGGACGTCGGGACCGATCGCCATGGCGGAGGCGCCGTCGAGCCACACCACCTCCGCGGGACGGGCCCCCCGCTCGACGCGGAAGCTCTCGCCGGCGAACAGCGAGTCGCCGTTCTCGAGGACGAAGACGCGCTCGGCGGGCACGCCGGCGCGGCGGGCCGCGGCGGCGCCGTGCTCGAGAGCTTCGCGCCGGCCGTGGACCGGAAGGGCGGCCCGCGGCGCGAGCGCGGCGATCAGCAGCTCGAGGTCCCCGGCGTACGCGTGGCCCGACACGTGCGCCGCGTCGCGCACGACCGACGCGCCGCCCCGCAGGAAATCGTCGACGACCCGGGCGACCGCGGCCTCGCGCCCCGGAATCGTGCGCGCCGAGAAGAGCACGCGGTCGCCGCGCGAGAACCGCAGGTCGGGGAGCGCGCCGGCCGACAGCCGCGCGAGCGCGGAATTCGGCTCCGCCTGGGAGCCGGCGCAGAGGACGAACGCCCGGCGCGGGGCGAGCTGCGCGAGGGTGTCGCGGCCCGCCGCGGCTCCGGCCGGGATCGAGAGGTACCCGTGCCGCTCGCCGAGCTCGGCGATCTCCGCCATGCTCCTCCCGACGATCGCCACCTTCCGGCCCGCCTCCCGCGCCGCCGCCGCGGCCGCCCCGATCCGCGCGACGTGGCTCGAGAACGTCGTGAGGACGATCCTCCCGGGCGCCCCTTCGGCGATCAGCCGCTCGAGCCCCTCCCGCGCCTCCCGCTCGGACGGGCAGCCGCCGTCGCGCTCCGCGTTGGTCGAGTCGAGGAGCAGGAGGTCGCAGCCGCCCGCGCGGGCGGCGATCGCGTCGAGGTCCGTCCCTTCGCCGAACGGCGAGTCGGGGTCGAACTTGAAATCGCCGGTGTGGAAGATCTTCCGCCCCGCGACCTCGATCAAGAGGGCGGCCGACTGGGGCACGGAGTGGGACACGGGAAAGAAGGTCACCGCGAAACCGCCCGCCTCGACCGGCTCGCGCCAGGAGACGGCGCGGATGTCCACGTCCGCCCCCTCCTCCGAGACCCGCCGGCCGGCGAGCGCGGCCGTGAACGGGGTCGCAAAGACGGGCGCGTCCACCGTTCGTCGAAGAAACGAAAGCGCGCCGATGTGGTCCTCGTGCCCGTGCGTGAGGAAGACGCCGGCCACGCGGTCGCGCGCGAGCGGCGAAAAGTCGGGAGCCACGCGGTCGACGCCGATCCCCGGGAGGAGCTCGTCGCCGAAGGAGATACCGGCGTCCACGACGATCGCTCGGCCGCCGGCGCGGATCACGAGACAGTTCTTGCCGAACTCGCCCAGACCGCCCAGGTGGGTCAGCTCCAATGACTCCGTCATTGAAACCTCGATGACTCCGTCATTGAAACCTCACCCCCCGACCCCCTCGAGAAGGGGAGACCGGGACGGGCGCCGCTGCCCGGGCGAGCCTCACGAATTCCTCGGGAGACAGTTCCTCCGCGCGCGCCGTCGGCGCTTTCCCGATCGCCGCGAGCGCTTCCTCCCACGGTCCGCGCGGACCTCCCGCGGCGAGCGCGTTCGCGAGCGTCTTTCGGCGCGCGCGGAATCCCCGGGATACGACGTCGAGGAGATGGACGAGCTCCTCTCGCTGCGCCGGCGGTTCCTTCGGCCTCAGCCGCACGACGGAGGAGACCACCTTCGGCCGCGGCCGGAACGCGCCCGGCGGCAGGTCGAACAGAATCTCCGAATCGGCGAAGAACGCCGTGAAGACCGAGAGATACCCGTAGTCGTCCGACCCCGGGCGCGCGACGAGCCGGCGCGCCACCTCCCGCTGGACGGTGGCGACGATCCGCGAGACCGCGCCCCGCTCGCGAATCGCGCAACGGAGGATCGGCGTCGCGACGTTGTAGGGAAGGTTCCCGACGACGGCGGCCGGCGGCGCGAGCCCGTGCGCCGCGAGCCGCTGGCCGATCGTCAGGGCGAGCGCGTCTCCGACCTCGATCACGACGTTCCCCAGCGGCGCCAGCTCGCGCGTCAGCGCCTCCGCCCGCCGCGGGTCGATCTCGACGGCGAGGAGGTTCGCGCCGGCCGCAGCGAGGCGGCGGGTGAGAACGCCGTCTCCCGGCCCGATCTCCACGACCGACTCCCCGGGAGCGATCGCCGCGGCGCCGACGATGCGATCGGCGGCCGAGGAATCGACGAGGAAGTTCTGCCCCCACCGGCGAAGCGGCGGGAAGGGAGATCCCATCGCTCGATTCTCTGCCGCGCGACCGGACCGGTCAATGTGGCGCGGCGACGACGAAAAAGCCCGGTCCGCGCCGCGGAAGTCCTTGAAACACCGGGAGAAAGACTGGCATCCGCGTTGCGTGGTCCGGGATCGCTTGGAACAGCCGCAGCTCATCGCCCTGCCGGGGCCCGGTTTCGAGGAGCAGCGGGGGAAGCTCGCCGAGCTCCGCCGCGCCGTCCACACCGCGCTCGTGGGCCAGGAGGCTTTCCTCGACCGGCTCCTGATCGGGCTGCTCGCGCGCGGCCACGTCCTCGTCGAGGGGGTCCCGGGACTCGCCAAGACGCTCGCGATCCGCGCGGTGGCCGCCGCGATCGACGCCTCCTTCTCGCGGATCCAGTTCACCCCGGACCTCCTTCCGGCGGACCTCACCGGCACGCTCGTCTTCCATCCCTCGACGG is from Thermoanaerobaculia bacterium and encodes:
- a CDS encoding ribonuclease J, producing MTESLELTHLGGLGEFGKNCLVIRAGGRAIVVDAGISFGDELLPGIGVDRVAPDFSPLARDRVAGVFLTHGHEDHIGALSFLRRTVDAPVFATPFTAALAGRRVSEEGADVDIRAVSWREPVEAGGFAVTFFPVSHSVPQSAALLIEVAGRKIFHTGDFKFDPDSPFGEGTDLDAIAARAGGCDLLLLDSTNAERDGGCPSEREAREGLERLIAEGAPGRIVLTTFSSHVARIGAAAAAAREAGRKVAIVGRSMAEIAELGERHGYLSIPAGAAAGRDTLAQLAPRRAFVLCAGSQAEPNSALARLSAGALPDLRFSRGDRVLFSARTIPGREAAVARVVDDFLRGGASVVRDAAHVSGHAYAGDLELLIAALAPRAALPVHGRREALEHGAAAARRAGVPAERVFVLENGDSLFAGESFRVERGARPAEVVWLDGASAMAIGPDVLRDRRQLAAAGFVTVVVAAATRKVLDVSFRGVSAPEDGGAAVALEVEAALDRASRAEAADREWIRREASAAAKRACRRRWGVRPLVAAVVVARA
- the rsmA gene encoding 16S rRNA (adenine(1518)-N(6)/adenine(1519)-N(6))-dimethyltransferase RsmA produces the protein MGSPFPPLRRWGQNFLVDSSAADRIVGAAAIAPGESVVEIGPGDGVLTRRLAAAGANLLAVEIDPRRAEALTRELAPLGNVVIEVGDALALTIGQRLAAHGLAPPAAVVGNLPYNVATPILRCAIRERGAVSRIVATVQREVARRLVARPGSDDYGYLSVFTAFFADSEILFDLPPGAFRPRPKVVSSVVRLRPKEPPAQREELVHLLDVVSRGFRARRKTLANALAAGGPRGPWEEALAAIGKAPTARAEELSPEEFVRLARAAAPVPVSPSRGGRGVRFQ